The genome window ACATTATGGTCAGACCAATACTATCTATCTACTGTCTTCACATTATGGTCAGACCAATACTATCTATCTACTCTCTTCACATTATGGTCAGACCCATACTATCTATCTACTGTCTTCACATTATGGTCAGACCCATACTATATACTGTCTtccacctctccctttctccttcagGATGCCTCTGGATTCCACTTCTGTGGAGGCTCCCTAATCAGCCAGAACTGGGTTGTCACTGCTGCCCATTGCCGTGTCACGTAAGTGCATTTAATTCCATAGTGCTTTATTAGCACCATGTTCATAAGTACATTTTGCATTCCTCTTAGTTTCACTCAGATGAGCTGTGTTCATTCATACACACTGTAATCTGTTTTCTCCCTCCAGTCCTGGCCGTCACCATGTGATCCTGGGAGAGCACGATCGTCAATCCAATGCTGAGCCGATCCAGGTCAAAAGCATCTCCAGGGTAAGTCCAGGAGCCTGGGGAGAGATCCACTCACTTAACCTCAACATGCCTGCCTGCTTCATAGGTTTTACCAGAGTTCTGAGATTCTGTTCACTTTCGAAGATTAATCACTTCACTATGTGTCTACATCTTTCCTTGATCCCTGTAGGCTATCACCCACCCCTACTACAACAGCCAGAACTTTAACAACGACGTGACCCTGCTGAAGCTGTCCTCCCCTGTCCAGATCACCGCCCGCGTGTCCCCTGTGTGCCTGGCCACCTCCAGCACCTCCTTCCCCTCTGGAACCCGCTGTGTCACCACTGGCTGGGGCAAGACTGGCACCACCTGTGAGTGGCCACACAAGCTACTGAACCATTATTGATACATGATAGATTTACAGTTAATACAAGAGTATGTGCAAATGGATGCCAATGTTTCCACCACAGCTTTCATTAGAGCACTGAGCTCCTTCCTAACCATGTCCCCTGACCCCCGTCCCCAGCAAGCCCCCGTATCCTCCAGCAGGTGGCCCTTCCTCTGCTGAGCCCTGCTCAGTGCAAGCAGTACTGGGGCCAGAACAGGATCACTGACGCCATGATCTGCGCCGGAGCCTCCGGAGTGTCCTCTTGCCAGGTAACTGACTGTACTCCTGGAGCAAGTTGAGACTACctttctccagtcagttactgaaCATTTCTCTCTAATCACTCTGGTATCATTTTGTCCGGCAATAACCTTTCCCCCAACACACGCGCCATCTTAAAGCGCCAGATACAGATTTGTTTAACCAAAATCTCTGgcaatggcatgacaatggaggTCAGATAGGCCACCACTCGGCCCCTATTACAATAGTCTCCACCAGTGCCAGTGCTCCTAACCTGTCCCTTCTTCTCCATCTCCAGGGTGATTCTGGCGGTCCTCTGGTGTGTCAGAGCAGTGGTGTGTGGTTTCAGGTGGGTATCGTGTCCTGGGGCACCACCAACTGCAACGTCAGTACCCCTGCCGTCTACTCCCGTGTCGCCTACCTGCGTGGCTGGATTGACCAGACTGTCGCATCCAACTAGAGTCACAGTGGACCCCAGCTGCCATAGCAGCCATGTCTCTGCACACAAACTCTTCTTCCTGCAAACAGTGGTCCCACAGACGAGTGTTTGATGTCATACAGGCTTTCCCATCAGCTAGTGACATTTCAACATGTCTCATGCACAGCCGCTCACTGTGTCGCCACCGTCTAATTGTTTTCAATATAACTGAAAAAGATGCATTAAATTAAAGTTGTATAAAGAAGTTGTTTCTGTTTGAAGTCAGAACAGTGCCGAGAGACCACTCAGGAAAAACAATcatcaacaaaacacacacaacaaaaacgTAGCATTCATTAATAGTAACCCTTGGAGTCTTACTAAAACACATTTGGcacagttattttttttaatgtgtgAACTGTCCTGGGGAAAGTAAAGCTTTTTTCCCAAAAACTTTTCCCCAGACAGCAAATATGGAAAGATTTTAAAAACATGTCAAGCAAGCAAGCCATACCAGGGTTACATATTTTcctggtattttacaaatgttccatcccgaaAATAAATGACTTGTCACATGACGAACCCGGTATTTCATGCCAAAACCAGAAGTGCCATTCTAAAATATATAAAGAATATaaatgtctggatttgattagagctttgatcagcATGAACATCCAAGCCTGATGAGCCATACATCAAAGACATTTTATGATCCCAAACCCAAAAAAGTACAAATGATAGTGCCATTATCTAATACATTGTTTATGATATAGGCTACTACACATTACACAAAAACATAAAAGCCAATAGATGTATAcatgctctcttgggtaaataaaaGGAAACAAGCTCTAGTAGCCTAATctttttgagtgtggactgtattagtatactgtattgtattataagGACTGGAATTACAGACCTCATTCAAAACATGAAGCTGGGAGAGAACGTGATGCTGGTGCAGGACATGAGGTCTACAAAGTCACAATTATATTTGGAAATATAATATGGCCTAttttaaaatgtgtataattTGCAGGCTGACATAtatacctttcataatatttcctCTAATGTTTTAACATGTGTGTAATagcctacctcctctttctccatTGTGGCGTCATTCCTTCTTtgctttcaacagttaaatgaaataCGGTTTGTTGTCCTTATCTTCGCCATTGTAATGACATCCTTGAATAATAAATATAGGACTAGAATAAGATGCAGATGGCTCTCTATTCACTCCACAAAGATTGACCAGTTATGGGTCTGGATAAATAACTGCCAGAGCCTACCATCATGCATTCTCTCTTCTTTTAAACTCCTTGTGAGTTCTATTGGATGCTGTAGGCctatttaacattcagcaaacaagAGACTGCATCCCTCTTCAAATATTCTACTGATAGTCTAATAATGCTTAAAAAAATATCCAGCAAGCTAttattctagtctagcttttcctgggactccaagagctaaggagcaTTTTTTTAAGGAGAGGCCAGCGGAGCGTTGGTGTGGATTATGCAAGTGACAGAGCTATAAATTAGAAGCTTAGCCTATGCATAACCCATCATTCATTAGCTAAataaggctaatactgcatttaatttattacctgaaagaggtaggctcAAAGATATATAGGCTATAgagtgaattcggaaagtattcagactccttccctttgtccacattttgttacgttacatacttattctaaaatttgatTATATAAAAAAtcatcatctacacacaataccccatagtgacaaagtaaaaacagatttagaaatgtttgctaatttattacaaattaaCAGGAATAGCTtatttagtattcagaccctttgctatgagactcaaaattgagctcaggtgcatcctgcttccattgatcatccttgagatgtttctacaaattgattggagtccacctgtgggtaaattcaattgattgaacataatTTGGAATGGCaaacacctgcctatataaggtcccacagttgacagtgcatgtcagagcaaaaaccaagccatgcggtcgaagtaattgtctgtagagctccgagataggtttgggttgaggcacagatctggggaagggtaccaaaacatttctgcagcattgaaggttcccaagaacagtggcctccatcattcttaaattgaagaagtttggaacctaaagactcttcctagagctggccgtccggccaaactcaGAAATCAggcgagaagggccttgatcagggaagtgaccaagaacctgatggtccctctgacagagctccagagttcctctgtggagatgggagaaccttccagaaggacaaccatctctgcagcactccaccaataaggactctatggtagagtggccagatagaagccgctcctcagtaaaaggcaagacagcctgtttggagtttgccaaaaggcacctaaaggactctcacaccatgagaaacaagattctctggtctgattgaactctttggaccgaatgccaagcgtcatgtctggaggaaacctggcaccacccctacagtgaagcatggtgggggcagcatcatgctgcagtGATGTTTTTcaccagcagggactgggaggctagtcaggatcgagggaaagatgaacagggcaaagtacagagatccttggtgaagtcctgagcgctctggagcaggttgtcaGACTGgggaggtttaccttccaacaggacaacgaccctaaacacacagccaagacaacgcaggagtggcttcgggacaagtctctgaatgtccttgagtggcccagccagagctcggacttgaacccgattgaacatctctggagtgaccagaaaaaagctgtgcagcgatactccccatccaacctggcagagtttgagaggatctgcagagaagaatgggagaaactccccaaatacaggtgtgccaagcttttagtgtcataccaaagaagactggaggctgtaatcactgccaaaggtgcttcaacaaagtactgagtaaagggtctgaatatttgtgAATTTGAGATTATtcttttttgcaaacatttctaaaaaaacaatttttgctttgtcattatggagtagtgtgtgtagattgatgagggggggaaaactatttatcaattttagaataaggctgtaaaataacatgtggaaaaagtcaaggggtcggaatacaTTCTGAGTGCACTGTACAGCATATATCAATCTTGACCAGGATTAGGCatatctattttggatgcaatttgaatggaattgatggaGCGAGAAAGACAGTGTTTGCAAACGCACTCACTTAAAGTAACAATATTCAAGTGATAGGCTGTTTTAGAACTCTGTAgctgaaatttaaaaaatgcatcttaatataaaaaaaaaaatcagcccCCCAGACTCCAGATGGAGAAGTGTAAATTGGACTGCATTCAGTCCTTATATTACTGTGGCATAGGCTATGTTGAGGCAAATGTAGTCCTACCTTTCACAAGAAaaaaaagttaccatgatgagatgcatgcattgtgaactgcgctccatacTGAAAAGCATTGATGATTGATAATGCAGATAGcagagtagtgtaaagtactttagtaaaaatactttaaagtactacttaagtactttttgGGGGTATCAGTACTTTATTTTGATACTtgtatttttggcaacttttacttcactacattcctaaataaaataatgtactttttactccatacatcttccctgacacccagaagtactcgttacattttgacaggaaaatggtcctgaccttatcaagagaatatccctggtcatccctactgcatctgatctggtggactcactaaacacgcatactttgtttgtaaattatgtctgagtgttggagatgCCCTGGTTTTCcgacaataaaaaaaataaaaaaattgtgctgtctggtttgcttaatataaaggaatttgaaatgattcatacttttacttttgatacttaagtatttttaaaaccaaatacttttagacttttattcaagtagtattttactggctgactttcacttttacttgagtccttttctattagggtatctttacttttactcaagtatgacaattgagtacttttcccagagaagccagatttagatATGGCATATATTTAAGAATTCCATTTCACATCATGCTGAGCCTGTTTATtataatttaccggtttctcAGTTATTTATACTGGGGAAATGGAGTAGGTTGGGTGGTAAATCTCGGTAACCCAGTTCCTGTTATTCAACCCAAAGCAATACCATGTTCAAATATGAATAAAAGGCACTTTAAACATAGAGGATGtttggagagaaagggagggaggcagagtgcgacagcgcgcgcgagagagagcggtTTCATTTGTGGTGGGAGAGAGTGGATGATATTCATTGCATAGAGAATAGGATGGAAATGGGTAAGACGCTTTAGTCTTATTTTCTACCCTTATGATCTCTGACCCCGGATGCTTTAACTTGTCATTCAGACTTATGCTTCATTTGTAGAAGTAGAGTTTCATGACAAACATGCAATTCTTAATGTCATCTCAATTTGTCAGTTGCTTTATACTCATACTTTTCAGAAACTCATATGCATTAGAATTGTTGCATTGTGTGAATAAAGACCATATGAGGGCGAAGTCATGTACTAAATGTCTTCTATAAATCTAATGACTTTATTTGTTTCAAGTCCTACCTGGTCATAGGTGGGAAATTTATAAAAACTGGGGTAACAAATTACCAAAATGTAACCTTTTCTCTTTTCCCCCCATTCCATTGGGCCATTTCTTGTGAATAATTTATCCAAATAAACAAATAGATATTTAAGGCTCATCTATAGCAGTGCAGTAGACGTGTGCaaaattacacaacatatgcaCCATTTTGCAAGATACTGACATCCCTTGAAAATGACTTTCAGTTAACATCCGTTTCAAATGATCTCTTCTAGAAAAGTCTGATGACCAGCACTGTATTTCAGATTACAATGTGTCAGAGCCTAAAAGACAATTggtaatattttttatttcagaaAACTCTACCATGTTATATTCCGATGTGACAACTGGGATGGACTCTGTCTTGGACACAAGGCACCTGGACATAATATCTCTGGTTGTCTACTGTGTGGCGTTTGTGCTTGGCCCCATTGGCAACGGCTTGGTGATCTACGTGACGAGCGACAGTATAAAGAAGACTGTCAACTCTGTTTGGTTCCTCAATCTGGCCTTGGCTGACTTCCTCTTCACTTCGTTTCTGCTCCTCTATATCATCAACATCGCC of Salvelinus alpinus chromosome 4, SLU_Salpinus.1, whole genome shotgun sequence contains these proteins:
- the LOC139572399 gene encoding chymotrypsin-like protease CTRL-1, with product MAMLWIVSCLALVASALGCGVPSIPPQVSGLKIVNGQNAVSGSWPWQVSLQDASGFHFCGGSLISQNWVVTAAHCRVTPGRHHVILGEHDRQSNAEPIQVKSISRAITHPYYNSQNFNNDVTLLKLSSPVQITARVSPVCLATSSTSFPSGTRCVTTGWGKTGTTSSPRILQQVALPLLSPAQCKQYWGQNRITDAMICAGASGVSSCQGDSGGPLVCQSSGVWFQVGIVSWGTTNCNVSTPAVYSRVAYLRGWIDQTVASN